A region of the Hydrogenimonas thermophila genome:
TTCAAGAACATAAGCTTTATGCATATATAGGTGTACCAGCTATGTGGGCTACAATTATAAGTGGTACTGCTATGATTGCATTGGCACCAGAGCTTTTTAAAACTGGTATGTGGCTTCATATAAAACTGACGGCAGTATTGCTTTTAGTGGCTTATCACTTTTCTCTTGGCTGGTTTAAAAAGCGTTTAGCTGAAGGTAAGTGTACTAAAAGCGGAAAATTTTTTAGAGCTTATAATGAAGTTCCTACTATCCTTATGATAATTATTGTCATTATGGTGGTAGTTAAGCCGGTTTAATAACCGGTTTTTATTTTCTATCTTCCATAGAGAGATACCCTCCTACCAGCAATACAACAATAGCAACTATGTTTATGTAAAGAATATAGCGAGTGCCATTATCTTTTTGTAGTAATCCTGCCACAGGCTCGCTAATAAGCTGTGATTCGTGGTAACCCCAATAAAAGAGTCCCATACTGGCAAAAAGCATAAAAATACCGATATTTTTTTTCATATGTAACCTTTAGAACTCAATTAAATGGAAAATCTTTTGAAAGTATTATAGTGGAAAATCAAATAGACTTCAAAAGCGGAATTATTCCGCTTTTGAAAGAGGTTGGTTAAATTGGAAGAACACGGATATTTGGATCAAGTTTCTCTTTAAGAGTTGATTCAATAGCATAGAGTGTACCAGTTGTTGAGCTTGCACATCCTGAACAAGCACCCAAGTATCTGATGTAAACATCTGTATATTGACCATTTTGTTTAACATCAAGAACTTCCATATTTCCGCCATCCATAATAAGGAATTGACGAACATTTTCATCTATTACGCTATCAATTGCTTTTATTTTTTGGACAAGAGTCATATCGTTAAATGGAATCTCTTCACCACTTGCCTGTTTTTCAGC
Encoded here:
- the hemJ gene encoding protoporphyrinogen oxidase HemJ, whose translation is MEYYTWILAFHVMSFMSWMAMLFYQPRLYVYHQEHSDNQGFVEVVKIQEHKLYAYIGVPAMWATIISGTAMIALAPELFKTGMWLHIKLTAVLLLVAYHFSLGWFKKRLAEGKCTKSGKFFRAYNEVPTILMIIIVIMVVVKPV